The window CTGCCGCCTTCGGAGTCGACAAGGGGGACCGTCTTTACGGGAACGGCCCCCGTCCTGGAAGCGTCCTCTGCCGTGCGGACCTCCCCGGGCCCCGGCTCGGGGGGTGCCCGGGGCTTCTCGGCGCGCCGATGCCCCGCGGCGTCCTCTCCCCGGGCGCCGGTGTCGCCGGGGTGCGCgaggccctcggcctctcggcaGCTCCGCGCTGGGGCGCGGTCGGCGGGGGCGGGCACCTCCTCTCCCCCTGCGGGCTCACCTGCTGGGTCTCGCGGGGCGTCCTGGCTGGGCTCCTCCGGCTCGCGCGCGGCTCTGGGCGTCTCCTCCTTGACGCACTCCAGGCTGGCGGTGAGCGAGCCGGGCAGGATCAGGCCGCCCCCGGGCGCGCGCCCCTCCGCGGCCTCCGCCTTGGCCCGCTTGTCTTTCCTGTGCCAGCGCATGCCGCTGAACAGCCCCCGCAGCCCCCGCTTTTGTTTGCCGGCGGCCTTGCTCGCGTCCGCAGGCTCTCCCTTGCCGTTTTCCGAGCGCCCGTTCTTCTTCAGCAGCGAGAAGAAGCTGTGCGACTTGGCCACCGAGCTGCTGGCGAGGGAGCCCCCGCCGGGCCCGGCGGCTCTGGGGGGCCCCAGGTTCGgccgccccccgccgcccccgccgctGTCGCCCCCGCCGCGCGGCTCCTCCTTCCTGCCGCTCTCCAGCACCAGCACCTCGGCAAGTCCGTCGTGGGTCCTGCTCCTCACCAGCCCCGTCGGACCCGAGCTTTTCCCGTCCCCTTTGTTTTTGACCCCaaaaatgctgggcatggtgccacccGATTTCCTCTTCTTGAATAATTTGAAGGCAGCTTTATTAATCTTCCCCGACGGCGGCTCGGCGGCCGGCGTTTCGGCGGCACAGTCACAATGCAAGTCCATGTCTGCCGCGAGGGTCCCGGCCCCGGCCTCCGCCTTCCTCCTGCAGACCCCCACGGACGCGCCAGCTCCGCCGCGCTCGCTGACAGCCCCACCGCCGCCGCGGCTCCGGCTCGTCTCCATGGAAACCGCGCGGGATAAGCCGCTTTCGTCAGCAGTGGGCTCGCGCCAGGCCACTGTCACCCGTATTCTAAATCAACCTGAGCCGCGCTCGCCGCCGCCGCTGcaaaagaaacacacataaaagacCATCTTCCCTCCCGCAAGGGCTTATATAATACCCTAACCCACTTCCATCCGACTTGGCTCGGCGCTGCATGGCGTTTTTGTGGCAGGAGCAGGCAATACAGCCGCGAGCTGATTGCAGAAATTCGAGTCGTAATTATGGAATTCAAATTCCCTCAACTCTCACCCACCTTCCGATTCCTTCTCTAGACTCGCTCTTCACGGGAGCGCAACCATGGATCACGAAATGCCTCTAAAAACGACAACGCAATTCAACCCACCACAAAATGCTTGTTTTTCTTATCCTCTCTCCTAGACTCCATGCATCTTCATGCCTTTCCCAAGCCCTTCATGTCTGTCCTTAGCATTGGTGCACTAAGCCCAGCAGGCAGGAAGCATGTCTGCCTACATCCATGTCTTGTCCAGAGCTGAGCACACGCTAGGTCCATGCTGTGTGGCTGTCATTGTGGTTATGGTTCTTGTGACAAAAGTACACGCCACCACTCAATCAGTCTATCAGCAGCCCAGCAATGCAAGCACAACAGCTCCCCGGGGTGGAGTTTGCCTGCACCTTTGGGACAACCATGACTTTTATCCCAGACTCCAGCCACCACGGGATGAAGTCACAGATGCTGCGGCCCAGCCCACATCTGATAACAATAGACAAGCTGACCGAGAACACAGGCTGGGAATCTCAGACCCACTCCACAGGTGGGCCTTCGAGTCCGGGTTCTGCCCTCTCCTTTCCCACTCAGCAGGACAGTGGCATTATGCCTGTCACTGCTGTACCACTCCCCTCCCCCATACCACCAGGGCTGACTTGCAGTCCCCTTCCCCAATGTACAGAGCAGGAAAAGCTTGGCAGGGGTCCCTGTGTGTCCAGGGATCTCTGCAGACATTCCTACCTGCCTGGTCTGGGGAGAGGGAAAACCTTTTTTCTGGGAACAGCTCAGTCTAGGGATCTGTTCTGTGTTCTGATTTAAAAAGTGACTGCTAATATTCTAGTCTTGACATCTGATTTCATAATCCCAGCTGAGTGCTTTttagcaaaaagaagaaatttggagaagcatatacatatattaatataacatgtatatatagtatatattatttaatcatttgattatttattaaatatcatttaagaatatatgtaataattacatatacacacaaacagtAGTCTTTTCCGTACTCATTTTTTATATGCTCTTTGCATTATGCCAAGAAATTCCAATCCCCATCCACATAAGTTGGCGTTTTATAAATGACGTATGTTGGCCATTGCAGCTTCTGTTGTTATGAGATACAGCTGGTTTAAATTTAGACCTTGGAGTTATTAgttgtattatttcctttttttgtttatttttctcaagaaCACTGTTTTGTAAAACGAAGAAATCAATGAGTTCAGGTTCAGGAGAGGTTGTCACTTCCAGACTCTAATCCCATCAACTCTTTCTTACTATTAATGAGCATCTCTCCTGGTACAGGAAGTAAGGTGAGGCCAGAGAGAGGCTTTCCCGGATTCTAATTGACTGCTTGAAGTGATGAATCAGTCCTCAGTGCTTTCTGGGGAGACCATGTGTAAGGAACTGTAAAGAGAAACCCATTTGTTACGTCTTTACAACCTTTTGAAGAACAATAGAAAGTCTCTCaattttacacacatacacacacacacacacaaacacacacacacccatacagtTGCTTAGATTTGTGGGTTACTATGTAGCTCTGTCagtttggaagagtttgtgactGGGATCAAGGAAAAGTAAGTCGCCTATTAAAAAATCTCCCTTTCTCCATTGGGAGAAAGTGGTCTGCTTATTCACCCATCAGGACAGGTCAAATGTGACTCTAATTTACATGAGAATCTTTGGGCCTCCTGGGAGAAATCTGATAGAGGACTTTGGGATGGATATCATTCTTTTGGGACATCAGCActaaacaaagagaaagagacaaagttGTCTTCAGCCTGCGGAAGGTGCCCTCACTGTGAGTTACTGGCCCTGAGATAGAAGAAAGCAGGGACCCCTGGGACAATCTGAAGGCACTGGGCATGGGAGCTGTAGAGGCTGCGGTGTGAGTGAGGATCCTCCAGCGTCCTACTCAAAGTCCTTGTTACAGAGACAGTGGGAAAAAAGAGGGTGAAGTCAGCTGAAAGGCCCCAAAAGCCAGACAGGTAAGGAGAGACTGTGTAGGGGAGAGAGATGAGGCGCAGGATGGTCCAATGGTTTGATGGTTAGAGCCAGGTTATGAATCATCACAAAGACTGAGCCATACCTTATATTAAACTTCACAGTCAAGAGTGGAGAaagcaaaatggtgatttttttcccctgaaagaCAGAACATGACAGTGAAGATAATTTTACCGTAAGCACTCCCATTTTTGTTTAtagtttcttctttcattcttttccccCATCCTGCCCCAGCTTGGGAGTGAACAGAAAATtagagtagaaaggaatagagAACAGGACCGAGGGGAAACATTTCAGGGAAAAGCCATTCCAAAACAATAAGACGTATCACAAATGCAAACAGCAAGTGGATTTTGCTGGAAGACATgtgtgggcttttctttgttggcacCAGGAAGTATTTGTCGTTTTGTTGAGGCTTTGTTCTCTAGGTAGTGAGCTTCTCTGGAGGATGgtactcaaaaggaaaaaaaaaacaagagaaacacAAGAAGAACCATTTGAGAACTTAacgtcgtcatcatcatcatcacatcatcatcacatcatcatttccttttttagGGTGCCTTCAAAGCAGTCCAGCCCTTTGCCCAAAGCTTACTGggtggaatttctttctttctctttctttattctcttttctttttctttctttccttttctttcctttctttctctttctttctcctctcctttcctttctcctttactttccttcctcctttcctttccttcctttccttccttcccttccttcccttcttctccctccctccctcgctcccaccctcccttcctccctccctccctcccttccttctcttccttccttccttccttccttccttccttccttctttcttttt of the Gorilla gorilla gorilla isolate KB3781 chromosome 14, NHGRI_mGorGor1-v2.1_pri, whole genome shotgun sequence genome contains:
- the AMER2 gene encoding APC membrane recruitment protein 2 isoform X1; the protein is METSRSRGGGGAVSERGGAGASVGVCRRKAEAGAGTLAADMDLHCDCAAETPAAEPPSGKINKAAFKLFKKRKSGGTMPSIFGVKNKGDGKSSGPTGLVRSRTHDGLAEVLVLESGRKEEPRGGGDSGGGGGGRPNLGPPRAAGPGGGSLASSSVAKSHSFFSLLKKNGRSENGKGEPADASKAAGKQKRGLRGLFSGMRWHRKDKRAKAEAAEGRAPGGGLILPGSLTASLECVKEETPRAAREPEEPSQDAPRDPAGEPAGGEEVPAPADRAPARSCREAEGLAHPGDTGARGEDAAGHRRAEKPRAPPEPGPGEVRTAEDASRTGAVPVKTVPLVDSEGGSGRAPAAPDPASVDPPSDPSADRICLMFSDVTSLKSFDSLTGCGDIIADQEEEAGPSCDKHVPGPGKPALSKKNPGVVAYQGGGEEMASPDEVDDTYLQEFWDMLSQTEEQGPEPQEGAAKVAAALETKVVPETPKDTRCVEAAKDASLVKRRRLNRIPIEPHPKEEPKHPEKEQQEGVPNSDEGYWDSTTPGPEEDSLSSGKKAGIPRDSYSGDALYDLYADPDGSPATLPGGKDNEETSSLSRLKPVSPGTITCPLRTPGSLLKDSKIPISIKHLTNLPSSHPVVHQQPSRSEMPRTKIPVSKVLVRRVSNRGLAGTTIRATACHDSAKKL